In Bacillus pumilus, the sequence CCAGATCTCTCTTTTCATTCCCTTCAATCTTTCTTTAGGCAAGTTCCATATTCACTTTCTCATGCAACAAATTTGGCTGGTCATACGCCATATATACATGAAACAGGTCGTTTCGGTTTAAACGAAGCCGATACGGACGCCATCGATCAAGCAGCTGCTGAGGCTGGGCTGAAACTAAAGAAGGAGCGGAAAGGGAAACTGACACTCTGTTTAGGAACAGGTGAGCTGATGTATGTGCCGATGAGACTTGCAGCACATATGGGAGACGGCGTTTTCTTTCATTCAACGACGAGAAGCCCGATCCATCCGGTCGAAAAGGATGGATATGCTGTTCAGAATGGGTTTGCGTTTATGAGTCCAGAGGATGCTCGAATTCAGCACTACGTGTACAACATACCAAAAGATCAATACGATGATGTATTTCTCTTTTTCGAGAAAAAGGTCTCTCAGAGGGCATTGCTTCCGCTTGTTCACTTATTTGCCGAGCGGCATGTGAAGCATGTGCATATTGTGACTTTATCAGACGAGGTGAAGGTGAATGGCTAATGTGTATACAAAAATGGGAAGCTATCCAGAGCAGGATGTAACCTTCTTACTCAAGGATTTATCATCAATTGAGATGGAGAAAAGTACAGAGGAGCGAGAACGTTCTATTCAGAGCGGTGCGCATTATTCAGAAATGCTGCCAATTGAATATAAACCAACGCCATCTTATATGACCTTATTCTATCAATCTCTTGAAGAAAGTAAGCAAAAGGTAGCAGAAGCAGTAGCGGTTGTGGCAGAACAAATTGTGAAAAAGCGAGGCTTCCAAACCGTACTTTGCAGCTTGGCGCGGGCTGGGACACCGATCGGGGTGCTTATCAAACGATATATTCGCAAGACGTATGGTCTCGATCTGCCTCATTACAGCATCTCTATTATTCGAGACCGAGGAATAGACGAGAATGCGCTGCATTATATGCTCAAAGAACATCCAGGCTTTGAGATTGCCTTTATTGATGGCTGGACCGGAAAAGGTGCTATTTCCAAAGAGCTTCAAAAAGCTGTGATTGATTTTGAACATAAATATGAGATTCGTCTTTCTAGTGAGCT encodes:
- a CDS encoding cysteine protease StiP family protein, which translates into the protein MANVYTKMGSYPEQDVTFLLKDLSSIEMEKSTEERERSIQSGAHYSEMLPIEYKPTPSYMTLFYQSLEESKQKVAEAVAVVAEQIVKKRGFQTVLCSLARAGTPIGVLIKRYIRKTYGLDLPHYSISIIRDRGIDENALHYMLKEHPGFEIAFIDGWTGKGAISKELQKAVIDFEHKYEIRLSSELAVLADPGYCTNVYGTREDFLIPSACLNSTVSGLVSRTVLNNRWINADDFHGAKYYEELLDEDVSNLYVDTIEEAFSCLGPNVKEKAETILAQGTPGDWRGMTSIEAIGQEFGIENTHLIKPGVGETTRVLLRRIPWKILIQPGSQEKLKHILLLAEDRGVPVIEYANMSYTCCGLIRPMEQSS